From the Malus domestica chromosome 17, GDT2T_hap1 genome, one window contains:
- the LOC139193496 gene encoding uncharacterized protein — protein sequence MSKAPLLSKPEVSDTLIIYLSVSASAISSVLIRNDGNVERPVYYANKAVHDAETRYSNIEKLALALAITLGEFDISYQPKPAEKGQAVADFIVDFTYPVDIVSKPKEVVTNNFEAKDNSMAAYLAQTQLLLKHFHYQITQIPKAANNHADALARLTSAVEDKIGRKIQV from the exons atgagtaaagcccctctgctctccaaacctgaggttagtgacactctcattatctatctgtcagtATCAGCTTCAGCAATAAGTTcggttctcattcgaaatgatggtaatgtcgaacggcctgtctactacgctaacAAGGCCGTACatgatgcggagacacgatactccaacattgagaaattggctctagcattg gcgataacattgggtgagtttgacatctcctaccaaccaaagccagctgagaaaggccaagcagtagcagaCTTCATCgttgacttcacatatcctgttgacattgtttctaagcctaaagaagtg gtcactaaCAACTTTGAAGCTAAGGATAActctatggcagcatatctggcacaaacacaattgttgctcaaacacttccactaccagatcacccaaattcctaaAGCGGCAAAcaatcatgcagatgctttggctcgcctcacctcagcggtggaagacaagattgggagaaaaattcaagtctaA